One part of the Salinivirga cyanobacteriivorans genome encodes these proteins:
- a CDS encoding secondary thiamine-phosphate synthase enzyme YjbQ, with protein sequence MKSYRKELWFNTSKRREMIHITPDIQECVRESGVKEGFVLVNAMHITASVFINDNEPGLHADYERWLEKLAPEKPYDQYDHNGAEDNADAHLKRTVMGREVVVAITEGKLDFGPWEAIFYGEFDGMRRKRILVKIIGE encoded by the coding sequence ATGAAATCATACCGCAAAGAACTTTGGTTCAATACTTCGAAAAGAAGAGAGATGATACACATTACCCCTGATATCCAGGAATGCGTTCGTGAAAGTGGCGTAAAGGAAGGTTTTGTGTTGGTTAATGCCATGCACATTACCGCCAGTGTATTTATTAATGATAATGAGCCCGGGCTGCATGCCGATTATGAACGCTGGCTCGAAAAGCTTGCTCCCGAAAAACCTTACGATCAGTATGATCATAATGGTGCCGAAGACAATGCCGATGCGCACCTCAAACGAACTGTTATGGGCCGGGAAGTTGTGGTGGCCATCACGGAAGGAAAGCTGGACTTTGGTCCCTGGGAAGCAATTTTCTATGGTGAATTTGATGGTATGCGTCGTAAACGCATTCTTGTAAAAATTATAGGGGAATAA
- a CDS encoding SpoIIE family protein phosphatase, with translation MSAFYTEVNCQQRNHEGERICGDVFISKRLREERRTIAVLSDGMGHGVKANMLATLTATMAVNFTREHKDYQTIAEIIMNTLPVCSVRKISYSTFTIVDVEDSGEVSILEYDNPNCIIMRGARVHDPGWENIVMESEQNKGKELRAVKFRPRKEDRIIFWSDGIIQSGLGSHKYPFGWGIEDSTDFVVRTVQKTPYISARKLAQKVLNMAVMNDNYESKDDTSCATIYFREPRKLLISTGPPFEKSRDIELAMSVHQFEGKKIVCGATTAEIIARELGREIVDEFEFHDPDLPPVSHMQGVDLITEGILTLSKAYNMLHDYNNNIKLGNGPADRIVKMLLESDEINIIIGTKINIAHQDPTLPVELEIRRTVVKRIARVLEEKFLKEVALQYI, from the coding sequence ATGAGTGCATTTTATACGGAAGTGAATTGCCAGCAACGTAATCATGAGGGTGAGCGTATTTGCGGCGATGTTTTTATTTCTAAACGTTTACGCGAGGAGCGACGAACAATTGCTGTTTTGTCTGATGGCATGGGTCATGGAGTTAAAGCCAATATGCTCGCTACCTTAACCGCCACCATGGCAGTTAATTTTACAAGAGAACATAAGGATTATCAAACTATTGCTGAAATAATAATGAACACCCTGCCTGTGTGTAGTGTCAGGAAAATCAGTTATTCAACCTTTACCATTGTAGATGTTGAAGATTCCGGTGAGGTCAGTATCCTGGAATACGATAATCCCAATTGCATAATTATGAGGGGGGCCAGGGTGCACGATCCCGGTTGGGAAAATATCGTGATGGAGAGTGAACAGAATAAGGGTAAGGAACTAAGAGCAGTTAAATTCAGGCCGCGCAAAGAAGATCGCATAATATTTTGGTCCGATGGGATTATTCAGTCGGGCCTTGGCTCGCATAAGTACCCTTTTGGCTGGGGCATAGAAGATAGCACTGATTTTGTTGTGCGTACGGTACAAAAAACACCATATATTTCGGCACGTAAACTTGCTCAGAAAGTGCTTAATATGGCAGTGATGAATGATAACTACGAATCAAAAGATGATACCAGTTGCGCCACCATTTATTTCAGAGAACCTCGTAAGTTGCTTATCTCTACAGGTCCCCCTTTTGAAAAGAGTCGCGATATAGAATTGGCTATGAGTGTACATCAGTTTGAAGGTAAAAAAATTGTTTGCGGCGCCACTACTGCGGAAATCATTGCCAGAGAACTCGGGCGTGAAATTGTTGATGAGTTTGAATTCCATGATCCTGATTTGCCGCCGGTAAGCCATATGCAGGGCGTTGATCTTATTACTGAAGGTATCCTTACCCTGAGTAAAGCCTATAATATGCTTCACGATTACAACAATAATATTAAACTAGGCAACGGGCCTGCCGACAGAATCGTGAAAATGTTACTGGAATCGGATGAAATAAATATCATTATTGGTACAAAAATAAATATCGCTCATCAGGATCCGACATTACCCGTTGAACTGGAAATAAGACGCACAGTGGTGAAACGAATAGCCCGGGTATTAGAAGAAAAATTTCTTAAAGAAGTTGCTTTACAGTATATTTGA
- a CDS encoding [Fe-Fe] hydrogenase large subunit C-terminal domain-containing protein, giving the protein MQIVKTIKDKCKLCYACIKVCPADAIKITEGHAKILPDRCIACGSCVRICPYDAIEYLDAKKTVRGLLKSDEEVIATCAPSISGEFNDITNYRSFVGMIKALGFSRVCEVSFGSDLIGLEYRKMFDNFKGKYFITANCPAVVNFVEKFHPDLNENMAPLVSPMVATTKVVREKYGKDVRIVYIGPCIAAKDEAMRFEGDSRIDAVLTFEEIRQMFKQAGINENNVEYADFDPPIGGKGSLFPISRGMFQAVDINEDLLTGRLISTNGSENVVEALNEFEQFTSLKQHLDLFHCDGSCIMGPGTSKGGQKFLRRSLVISYTKKRMKNWNKDEWEKNVNEYEKLNFSREYVNRDTRMAPPPEDKVQEVLKKLGKDGTENQAGCGACGYSSCREFAVAVCNGLARMDMCHTYAIENKQDYIKKLKSTNEKLANTKNALKESEATAQKEKEKLQELSTTTNEMFNKLKAGIIIVDNQQKIVLSNHAFINLLGDDAKEISDVVPGLVGAGLENLVPPSVKNFFNYVLENNKSVENKDIHLNDKLLNVSVFPIRKHHIAGAVFRDMYVPEVQREEIISRVSEVIDRNLNMVQKIGFLLGEGASETERMLNSIIESYQKDKKR; this is encoded by the coding sequence ATGCAAATAGTTAAGACAATAAAAGATAAATGCAAGCTATGTTATGCTTGTATAAAGGTTTGCCCGGCCGATGCTATTAAAATAACAGAGGGGCACGCTAAAATTTTGCCAGACAGATGTATTGCATGTGGAAGCTGTGTGCGCATTTGTCCGTATGATGCTATCGAGTATCTTGATGCAAAAAAGACAGTGCGCGGGTTGCTCAAATCAGACGAAGAGGTAATCGCCACATGCGCCCCAAGTATATCGGGCGAGTTTAATGATATTACAAATTACAGGAGTTTTGTAGGTATGATAAAAGCTCTGGGTTTTTCCCGGGTTTGTGAAGTTTCCTTTGGGTCGGATCTTATCGGGTTAGAATACCGAAAAATGTTCGATAATTTTAAAGGAAAATATTTTATAACGGCCAACTGCCCTGCAGTCGTAAATTTTGTAGAAAAATTTCATCCTGATTTGAACGAAAATATGGCTCCGCTCGTATCGCCCATGGTTGCAACTACAAAAGTTGTAAGAGAGAAATACGGGAAGGATGTACGCATTGTCTACATCGGGCCATGTATTGCGGCCAAAGATGAAGCTATGCGTTTTGAAGGTGACAGCCGGATCGATGCTGTGCTTACATTTGAAGAGATCAGACAAATGTTTAAACAGGCTGGTATAAATGAAAATAATGTAGAATATGCCGATTTTGATCCACCCATAGGTGGAAAAGGTTCTCTTTTTCCCATAAGCAGGGGGATGTTTCAGGCAGTAGATATTAACGAAGATCTGCTTACCGGTCGGTTAATATCGACCAATGGTAGTGAAAATGTGGTTGAAGCTCTTAATGAGTTCGAACAATTTACCAGTTTAAAACAGCACCTTGATTTGTTTCATTGCGATGGTAGCTGTATTATGGGGCCCGGAACATCGAAAGGTGGTCAGAAATTTTTGAGACGTTCATTGGTAATAAGTTATACCAAAAAGCGGATGAAAAACTGGAACAAAGATGAATGGGAAAAGAATGTGAATGAATATGAAAAGCTGAATTTTTCTCGTGAATATGTGAACCGCGATACGCGGATGGCTCCACCACCTGAAGATAAGGTGCAGGAAGTGCTTAAAAAACTGGGTAAAGATGGAACTGAAAACCAGGCAGGATGTGGTGCGTGTGGCTACAGCTCTTGTCGTGAGTTTGCCGTGGCTGTATGTAATGGTCTGGCGCGCATGGATATGTGCCATACTTATGCCATAGAGAATAAACAAGATTATATTAAAAAACTCAAATCGACCAACGAAAAACTCGCAAATACTAAAAATGCGCTAAAAGAGTCGGAAGCTACAGCTCAGAAAGAGAAAGAAAAGTTGCAGGAGCTCTCTACCACAACAAATGAGATGTTTAATAAGCTTAAGGCCGGTATTATTATCGTAGATAACCAGCAAAAAATTGTGCTGTCAAATCATGCTTTTATTAATTTGTTGGGTGATGATGCAAAAGAAATTAGCGATGTTGTACCGGGCCTTGTCGGCGCAGGGCTTGAGAATCTTGTTCCACCATCGGTTAAAAACTTTTTTAATTATGTACTTGAGAACAATAAAAGTGTAGAAAACAAAGATATTCACCTGAACGATAAGTTGCTGAACGTGTCTGTATTTCCAATTAGGAAGCACCACATTGCCGGTGCAGTATTCAGAGATATGTATGTGCCAGAGGTTCAGCGGGAGGAAATTATTAGCCGTGTTTCAGAAGTGATAGATCGCAATCTGAATATGGTACAGAAAATCGGCTTCCTTCTGGGAGAAGGAGCGTCGGAGACCGAACGCATGCTCAATTCTATTATTGAATCGTATCAAAAAGACAAAAAGCGATAG
- a CDS encoding class I SAM-dependent methyltransferase produces MHFSAEDKNKRYKHCNVCDLVFVEEDFLPDQTEEKLRYDEHQNTIEDEGYVAFLSRIIQPLQSHLNENAIGLDFGSGPNPVLAKILKDKGYYVEIYDPYFAPDLKVLDRKYDFITATEVVEHMHQPAGDLKRMFDLLKKAGVLALMTKLRTPDINFTTWHYKNDLTHVSFYSPKTMQWIGNQFHRKVEIILPDLIFFI; encoded by the coding sequence GTGCATTTTTCTGCTGAGGACAAAAACAAGCGCTACAAACATTGTAATGTCTGTGATCTTGTTTTTGTTGAAGAAGACTTTCTTCCGGACCAAACAGAAGAGAAGTTAAGGTATGATGAACATCAGAACACCATAGAGGATGAAGGTTATGTAGCTTTTTTGAGTCGCATCATCCAGCCGTTGCAGTCTCACCTAAATGAAAATGCCATTGGCCTGGATTTTGGTAGCGGCCCAAATCCTGTGTTGGCCAAAATTTTGAAGGATAAAGGATATTATGTGGAAATTTACGATCCTTATTTTGCGCCTGACCTGAAAGTGCTTGACCGAAAATACGATTTTATAACAGCAACAGAAGTGGTGGAACACATGCATCAACCTGCTGGAGATTTAAAGCGTATGTTTGACTTACTCAAAAAAGCGGGTGTGCTGGCACTGATGACAAAGCTCCGTACTCCAGATATCAATTTTACAACATGGCACTACAAAAACGACCTCACCCATGTAAGCTTTTATTCCCCGAAAACAATGCAATGGATTGGAAACCAATTTCACCGCAAAGTTGAAATTATATTGCCTGATTTGATCTTTTTTATATAA
- a CDS encoding (2Fe-2S) ferredoxin domain-containing protein: MLEKKEITICLGSSCFARGNKRTVQVIQKFIKDHKLDDYVFFHGGHCFGHCEKAPILKVDKRIYEHVDYLNVIDILSDEFDGYY; this comes from the coding sequence ATGTTGGAAAAGAAAGAAATAACAATTTGTTTAGGTAGCTCTTGTTTTGCCAGAGGCAACAAAAGAACCGTACAGGTGATTCAAAAATTTATAAAAGACCACAAACTCGATGATTATGTCTTTTTTCATGGCGGCCATTGTTTCGGCCATTGTGAGAAAGCCCCCATCCTTAAAGTCGATAAACGTATTTATGAGCATGTCGACTATCTTAATGTAATCGACATATTGAGCGATGAGTTTGATGGATACTATTAA
- a CDS encoding L,D-transpeptidase family protein: MRFIISILFLSVVMFQCKTSEQPVVDRQETAAIDTIQKDSIKVETEITKDTLTKDTTPPKLTPKQLQLCAFDEKMAFFRSLKNEQKINLKYPGKLLRKGDSGIAVIPIKRKLQLLGLLKEDSLTIHFDSSMNTAIKKFQKMHNIRADGIPGRNTFRFLSWPVNKYTQSLEKNRNRIAQQPDSLPATRIEINIPEYTLRFYEIDTVVQQFEVVVGKYKNQTPTLNSKIAYLVFNPCWTVPHSIAVKSILPRLKRDTTFLDNRNMFITENGERKNHHKIDFSQFNKSNFPYKIFQNASPGNALGQVKFMFENSHLVYLHDTPSKYLFNKDFRTFSSGCIRVNHAMELAKLILNADQNKAIIKNKLAKGYPVKVHLNEPIPIIIQYQTARYNEQLDMVQFFYDCYGLD, encoded by the coding sequence GTGCGATTTATAATCTCCATACTATTCCTTTCCGTGGTGATGTTCCAATGCAAAACATCGGAGCAACCTGTTGTTGACCGGCAGGAAACGGCGGCTATTGACACTATTCAAAAAGACAGCATAAAAGTTGAAACCGAAATTACCAAAGATACTTTAACTAAAGATACCACACCACCAAAGCTCACGCCCAAACAATTGCAGTTGTGCGCGTTTGATGAAAAAATGGCATTTTTCAGATCATTGAAAAACGAGCAGAAAATCAACCTGAAATATCCGGGAAAATTATTGCGGAAAGGCGATTCAGGTATTGCTGTCATTCCCATAAAAAGAAAATTACAGTTACTGGGTTTGTTGAAAGAGGACAGCCTTACCATTCATTTTGACAGCTCCATGAATACTGCAATAAAAAAATTCCAAAAAATGCACAACATCAGGGCCGATGGCATTCCGGGCAGAAATACGTTTCGGTTCCTGAGTTGGCCGGTAAATAAATACACGCAGAGTCTGGAAAAAAATCGCAATCGTATTGCTCAACAGCCCGATTCGCTGCCGGCAACCCGCATCGAAATTAACATTCCGGAATACACGTTGCGTTTCTACGAAATTGATACAGTTGTTCAACAATTCGAAGTCGTTGTGGGGAAATACAAAAATCAGACACCAACATTGAATTCCAAAATAGCTTACCTGGTATTTAATCCGTGCTGGACAGTCCCCCACTCTATTGCTGTAAAAAGCATCTTACCACGATTGAAAAGAGACACTACATTTTTAGATAACCGCAACATGTTTATCACTGAAAACGGAGAGCGAAAAAATCATCATAAAATAGATTTTTCACAATTCAACAAAAGCAACTTCCCGTACAAAATCTTCCAAAATGCAAGTCCGGGCAATGCATTAGGACAGGTGAAATTTATGTTTGAGAATTCGCATTTAGTGTATTTGCACGATACGCCATCCAAATATCTTTTTAATAAAGATTTTCGCACATTCAGCAGCGGCTGCATTCGGGTTAACCATGCCATGGAACTGGCAAAACTGATACTGAATGCAGATCAAAACAAAGCCATTATAAAAAACAAGCTGGCAAAGGGTTATCCT
- a CDS encoding type I restriction enzyme HsdR N-terminal domain-containing protein, with product MYEQLKLPKADIQIRQNAKTSELFDVVRKLWLPYTPEEWVRQNILHFLINYQGVPPSLIAVEMPIKVNRMERRCDIVVYSRSGKPAMIVECKAPGVKVTQKTVDQAGRYNLTLKAPYLMVSNGLRHYAFSIDFENESTTALNSIPDYSSLLRH from the coding sequence ATGTATGAGCAACTGAAATTACCAAAAGCCGATATTCAGATAAGGCAAAATGCCAAAACATCAGAATTGTTTGATGTGGTGCGGAAGCTTTGGTTACCTTATACTCCGGAAGAATGGGTGCGGCAAAATATTTTACATTTTTTAATTAATTATCAGGGTGTGCCTCCTTCACTCATAGCTGTTGAAATGCCGATAAAAGTAAACAGAATGGAACGAAGGTGCGATATAGTGGTGTATTCCAGGTCAGGTAAACCAGCAATGATAGTGGAATGCAAAGCCCCAGGTGTAAAGGTTACCCAAAAAACAGTAGATCAGGCAGGGCGATATAATTTAACTCTAAAGGCACCATATTTAATGGTCTCGAATGGATTAAGACATTATGCTTTTTCTATCGATTTTGAAAATGAATCCACTACAGCACTAAATTCAATTCCTGATTATAGCTCGTTGTTGAGGCATTGA
- a CDS encoding RNA polymerase sigma factor, with amino-acid sequence MEHKLTSKQLIRQCKKGNALAQYQLYEQYADAMYNIAYRITGNQPDAEDALQEAFVKAFRKIGSFKGDSTPGAWLKRIVVNQCLSDLRKKKVVFEPINDESINEQKEENEPAIDEKVPMQKVMDAVEELPDGARVVFTLKAIEEYKFKEIATMLNQTETNCKVQYHRSKKILSKKLEGILQT; translated from the coding sequence TTGGAGCATAAACTCACATCAAAGCAATTAATCAGACAGTGCAAAAAAGGAAATGCACTTGCGCAATATCAACTATACGAGCAATATGCAGATGCCATGTACAATATTGCATATAGAATCACAGGCAATCAACCAGATGCAGAAGATGCACTACAAGAGGCATTTGTAAAAGCTTTTCGCAAAATCGGCTCTTTCAAAGGAGATTCCACCCCGGGAGCCTGGCTAAAACGAATAGTTGTAAACCAGTGCCTGAGTGACTTAAGAAAGAAGAAGGTTGTATTTGAACCGATAAATGACGAAAGCATAAATGAACAAAAAGAAGAAAATGAGCCGGCAATAGATGAAAAAGTCCCTATGCAAAAGGTAATGGATGCCGTAGAGGAACTCCCGGATGGGGCAAGGGTTGTATTTACACTCAAAGCCATCGAAGAATATAAGTTCAAAGAAATTGCCACAATGCTAAACCAAACAGAGACTAATTGCAAAGTTCAATATCACAGGTCAAAAAAAATACTGAGCAAAAAACTAGAAGGCATTCTTCAAACATAA
- the nhaA gene encoding Na+/H+ antiporter NhaA, whose product MVIEKTKEAVKDIMSPFYRFFKIESSGGILLIIATAVALVWANTPFRDVYFHILEFPIAIGAGDFLLEKTLHHWINDGLMALFFFLVGLEIKREIMAGELSSFSKAILPIGAAVGGMIVPALIYIFLQGGTAAADGWGIPMATDIAFTIGILSLIGKRVPLALKVFLVAFAIVDDIGAVVVIALFYSQDIMWNLLFMSMGFIALLMIANMFHVRSLIWYVIIGHIIWFLFLKSGIHPTLAGVIVAFTIPANRKLRLEDFVGQIREQSNIFCKESCKDRMTLSNIQLESIDNLQQSISKVQSPLQSLEHLLHPFVTYVVMPVFALANAGVVLTTGNVSVFSGVSLSIAISLIAGKVIGISGFTWLMVKLKIGKLPSKVNMKMIFGAAMLGAVGFTMSLFISNLAFGDDALLNNAKIGILTGSFIAGVTGYLLLKKFTK is encoded by the coding sequence ATGGTTATAGAAAAAACAAAAGAGGCTGTTAAAGATATAATGAGCCCTTTCTACCGCTTTTTTAAAATTGAATCTTCAGGGGGTATTCTTCTTATAATTGCAACGGCAGTTGCATTGGTTTGGGCCAATACCCCATTCAGAGATGTTTATTTTCATATTCTTGAGTTTCCCATTGCTATTGGTGCAGGTGACTTTTTACTTGAAAAAACTCTGCATCATTGGATTAATGATGGCCTGATGGCCCTTTTCTTTTTTCTTGTAGGTCTTGAAATAAAGCGTGAAATAATGGCCGGAGAATTATCATCATTCTCCAAAGCAATATTGCCAATTGGGGCTGCTGTAGGAGGTATGATTGTGCCCGCTCTTATCTATATTTTTTTACAAGGTGGTACAGCCGCCGCCGATGGTTGGGGCATTCCAATGGCAACAGACATTGCTTTTACAATTGGTATATTAAGCTTAATTGGAAAAAGAGTTCCGTTAGCCCTAAAAGTATTTCTCGTAGCGTTTGCTATTGTTGATGATATTGGTGCTGTTGTTGTTATAGCGTTGTTTTACAGCCAGGATATTATGTGGAATCTGTTGTTTATGAGTATGGGTTTTATAGCCTTATTGATGATAGCAAATATGTTTCATGTTCGTTCACTGATATGGTATGTTATTATAGGACACATTATTTGGTTCCTCTTTTTAAAATCAGGAATACACCCAACCCTGGCAGGTGTTATTGTTGCCTTTACCATTCCGGCAAACCGCAAGCTTCGACTCGAAGATTTTGTGGGACAAATACGTGAGCAAAGTAATATATTTTGTAAGGAGTCATGTAAAGACAGGATGACGTTAAGTAATATACAGCTTGAAAGTATAGATAATTTACAACAATCAATATCAAAAGTTCAGAGCCCGTTGCAATCGCTTGAGCATCTGCTACATCCGTTTGTTACATATGTGGTAATGCCAGTGTTCGCACTAGCTAATGCTGGTGTGGTGCTTACCACCGGTAATGTTAGCGTTTTTTCCGGAGTATCACTTTCGATAGCCATATCATTAATTGCAGGTAAAGTAATTGGTATTTCTGGTTTTACCTGGCTTATGGTAAAATTAAAAATAGGTAAGTTGCCTTCAAAAGTAAATATGAAAATGATATTCGGAGCTGCAATGTTGGGTGCTGTCGGTTTTACTATGTCGCTATTTATTAGCAATTTAGCTTTTGGCGATGATGCGCTGTTGAATAATGCAAAAATTGGAATACTAACCGGATCGTTTATCGCCGGTGTTACAGGTTATTTATTGTTGAAAAAGTTTACCAAATAA
- a CDS encoding signal peptidase II yields MRYLRNFGVFAGAWMAAMLVFTIAYGVKNASLAVLYFSVPAIVLGVVGALMTAGEKLYKADRRISWIWIIMLLGLDQAIKIYLFGLDWQTISIPIIDPVFYFDPSHNTAGSYLWVLLGLENVKTLPHVLFVSVLAFLLFEYWRFYTTKRPISFWGKGFVQLFLVGALANVVDNIFHGGSLDYITIRPFYTFDLKDMFITMAELFVLIEVIDQKLYKTSKDIKGFNWQFIKSDVRSWFIKNK; encoded by the coding sequence ATGCGATATTTAAGGAATTTCGGCGTTTTTGCAGGGGCCTGGATGGCTGCCATGTTGGTATTTACAATTGCTTACGGCGTAAAAAATGCATCTCTGGCTGTATTGTACTTTAGTGTACCTGCAATAGTGCTTGGTGTGGTAGGGGCTTTGATGACTGCTGGTGAAAAACTCTACAAAGCTGATCGGCGCATAAGCTGGATATGGATTATTATGTTGCTGGGTCTTGATCAGGCAATTAAGATTTACCTTTTTGGTCTGGATTGGCAAACCATAAGTATCCCGATTATTGATCCGGTTTTTTATTTTGATCCGTCGCATAATACGGCCGGTAGTTATTTGTGGGTTTTATTGGGACTGGAAAATGTAAAAACCCTGCCGCATGTACTTTTTGTATCTGTATTAGCTTTTCTGTTGTTTGAATACTGGCGGTTTTATACTACAAAGCGTCCAATTAGTTTTTGGGGAAAAGGTTTTGTACAACTTTTCCTTGTTGGCGCTTTGGCCAATGTAGTTGATAATATTTTTCATGGAGGATCGCTTGATTACATTACCATAAGGCCGTTTTATACATTCGATTTAAAAGATATGTTTATTACAATGGCCGAGCTTTTTGTGCTTATTGAAGTTATTGACCAAAAGTTATACAAAACCTCAAAAGATATTAAAGGTTTTAACTGGCAGTTTATAAAGTCAGATGTGCGCAGTTGGTTCATTAAAAACAAATGA
- a CDS encoding ATP-binding protein, which yields MLLENQIAEVIETQQAIFRTKEVGLEREMLLHIPNFENHVLIVSGIRRCGKSTLLRQLFSRTYKNAIYLNFEDVRLSGFDIDDFSRLSKIIDEKKIKTLLFDEIQVVKNWELFVRQKLEEQYRIIITGSNASLLSRELGTKLTGRHISIELFPFSFNEFNAFLNTDNYKKTIDEYLTKGGFPEVIKRKENQLLNQLLTDILQRDVAVRYNIRDITRLRQLAVYLISNIGKPFSGKKLTESFELKSNSTTLEYISHMEQAYLIQLVPKFSYSLKTQARNPKKVYTIDIGLFSQNSIVFSDENGRRLENLVYLHIRRKYEQIYYFKEKGECDFVAIKNGKAEELVQVCWEVNDINQKREINGLLEAMEYFQKDHGTIITYNQSEKITIKNKTIKFIPVHKYLSE from the coding sequence ATGCTGTTAGAAAATCAAATTGCAGAAGTCATCGAAACCCAGCAAGCAATCTTCAGGACTAAGGAGGTTGGTCTTGAGCGGGAAATGCTGCTTCATATTCCAAATTTTGAAAATCACGTTCTCATAGTTTCCGGAATCAGGCGTTGCGGCAAAAGCACCTTACTAAGGCAACTTTTTAGCCGAACTTATAAAAATGCTATTTATTTGAACTTTGAGGATGTAAGGCTGTCTGGTTTTGATATTGATGATTTTTCGCGATTAAGCAAAATCATTGATGAAAAGAAAATAAAAACGCTGCTTTTTGATGAAATACAAGTGGTTAAAAACTGGGAGCTTTTTGTTAGACAAAAACTGGAAGAACAGTATAGAATCATCATAACCGGATCAAATGCATCGTTGCTAAGCCGCGAATTAGGCACAAAATTAACCGGCAGGCATATTAGCATTGAGTTATTTCCATTTTCTTTTAATGAATTCAATGCGTTCCTGAACACCGACAATTACAAAAAAACAATTGATGAATATCTTACCAAAGGCGGTTTTCCCGAAGTAATTAAACGGAAAGAAAATCAACTTTTAAATCAACTGCTAACAGACATTTTACAGCGAGACGTGGCCGTTCGATACAACATCAGGGACATAACAAGGCTACGTCAACTTGCTGTTTATTTAATTTCCAATATTGGCAAACCATTCTCAGGCAAAAAGCTAACAGAATCATTTGAGCTAAAATCAAATAGCACTACATTGGAGTACATATCCCACATGGAGCAGGCATATCTTATACAGCTTGTTCCCAAGTTTAGTTATTCATTAAAAACTCAGGCTCGAAATCCCAAGAAAGTGTACACCATCGACATTGGTCTTTTTTCCCAGAATAGCATAGTCTTTTCCGATGAAAACGGACGCCGCCTGGAAAATCTTGTTTATTTGCATATCAGGCGCAAATATGAGCAGATTTATTATTTCAAAGAGAAAGGAGAATGCGACTTTGTGGCCATCAAAAACGGAAAAGCAGAAGAATTGGTACAAGTTTGTTGGGAAGTAAATGACATTAATCAAAAACGCGAAATAAACGGACTGCTTGAAGCTATGGAATATTTCCAAAAAGACCATGGTACAATAATTACATACAATCAATCAGAAAAAATTACGATAAAAAACAAAACCATTAAATTTATACCGGTTCATAAGTATCTTAGCGAATAA